DNA from Mugil cephalus isolate CIBA_MC_2020 chromosome 5, CIBA_Mcephalus_1.1, whole genome shotgun sequence:
ACACATTTGAAGTAGATGATATATTTAACCCTCCTTTTATCTTTGGAATCAGTTTGACATCATTCAGTgtttaacgtctctaaataCATGATTAAcataatttgttttcttcataCTCACTCATAATAACTTTAATGGTCCGGCCATAATATatgttgttattattcttgctaatagtttttcatacaACATGTTATAGATGAGAAGAATATACTAATGCTTTGGTAGTAAATAGATTTAACTTGAAGAAAACTGCACCGTGCTCCCGTGGATGGTGTCGTTAGGGTGAGATGAGGGGTTTTATTGTAGTTACGCCGCTTAAAAAGTTCCTCTGTGCATTTCCCACAATGGAGCCTCATGGTGAAGCTAATAAACGTTGATCTGCAGCTGCTTTTACTTTTAAGGCGAGAcgctacaggtgaatagggtaaaaatGTTTAACTGATAGATGTCACCACAGAACTTTTCCAGTTTATAACgtacataaatataatattttgttatgtgttacaagttttctgtgaatttatctttaaatatgcaaattatgagccatctacttaaatatgcactaatttgcataacTTTGCAGAACAGAAATTTGCATAATGGCTAAAGCGACATAAagaattcttgtttcattttgttaaggTTGTTAAagaattttgtgtgtgtgtgtgtgtgtatatatatgtatatatatgtgagactgtaaatatatatttaataatgtggTAAATGGTCATTTTGATCCAAATAATCCTGCTGCTTCACCGGTAACCAGGATAAAACCACGTGGAAGGGACCAACAACTGATTTCCCTTTTGGATATAACTGAGTGCTATTGAATCCCACTGCTGCACATTTCCCAAATGATTcccaagtgtttgtgtgttcgcaGCTCAACATGAACTCCGCTCCGACGTTCCTCCACTTTCCGGCCAAAGGGAAGCTGCGCAGGGCCGACACCTACGAGCTGCAGGTCAGAGGCTACGCGGCCGAGCAGCTGGCTCGATGGGTGTCGGACAGGACCGACGTACACGTGAGAGtgaagcacaaacacacgctgctTTGGCACTGGTACGGCCGTGGCCTCGGAGGAGGTTTACAGTCGGGTTCGTCTGTTTCAGATCCGAGTCATCCGTCCCCCCAACTATGCAGGACCTCTTCTGCTGGGCTTCCTCCTGGCCGTGATTGGAGGGCTGGCGTATCTACGGCGACACAATCTGGAGTTTCTCTTCAACAAGAACGTCTGGGCCTTCTCGTCCCTGGTAACGACAACCAACACGTACACCCGTGCAAAGATATAAGTGCAGggtggtggggaaaaaaactaaaacattgcATTTTGCATGCTATTTCCAATtatttctatacatttttttttacttaaacatATTCCTGTCGTAGTAAGTTAATAAAACTTTGCTATATGTGGAAtttcctcacacacaaaccctTATATGCCGGCAGTCAAATATAATCGGACAAATGAACTcaactataaaaatatatatatatatatatatacatataatatctAAGTTGATATCTGGAACTCATAGGCTACATTTACagtagcatttatttatttttatttttttatttattctttatttaagtCTCGAAAATAATTGAAGTTTCCCTAATTTGCAACAATGTGGAGATACAAcaacttaaaaatacaaaatcaaacaaagattaaaacaaactaaaacattaggACACAGTACTCAGTGCTCTGTGAAGTAGTTTCACACTAAGGTGAGAGCAGAGCATTAAAATGTCCACAAGTAATGAGAGTGTCAATCACCAGTATGTTCTGcaaaccataataataataatgtaataacagccCAGTCACAAGAGAAGTGCATCATATAATCAACTCAGCTGAAATTgttctgtgtatgtgtatttaaagcGAAGTCCATATTCAGTTGCTCCCAGggtattttctgcattttcgccgatgtgtattttatatatatattttttattatatcatgTGAACATGATATCGGCTACAATCTGGCATATTTACGTTATTTATAACGATCATAAATACGCTCTGGccctaataaaaaataaaaaataaatatataaataaaataaaaagttatctctctgtttttttgcttttaggtgaatctgttttaaatgtgcaaaggACGTTTCTTTTGTTACTCTTACCAACATGGGAGTGAACATGTATAGGCTCGCTTGCAAAAACCTACTAGTCTATGAATCTAAAACTATAACACAATCTGTCTAGAGTATTTATCCAGAATGAGACACTcgttttacttttaattctgTCTTAATTTTAACCTCCTGCTGAGGGTCTGTGTATCTACACTCTAATTCTTCTTGCTCATATTCATGTTAAAATCCTGAATTATTGCCTAAAACACTGGAACCAAATatctaaaaatctaaattttattGCCATTCCCATTTTCCAGGATCCAGTGCTGATGATTTTTATCAATGAGTTTCTTTTATGTGGAGCGTATTCACGTGTGTCTGCACTGGTGATGCTGTGAccacatatttcttttatttccaaacTAGTAAATCATGATTTcagattcaaatgttttttttttctttttatagtaAAGAGTAACATACAGAGTAAATATTCATGAGGTCAGTGAGACTCGTTGTATTTTCCTTTCAGTGCTTCGTCCTGATCATGACATCTGGCCAGATGTGGAACCACATCCGAGGGCCACCGTACGCACACAAGAACCCGAGCACAGGACAAATCGTAAGTCATCGCACTCACCCCAGATATACATCAACTAAAACTAGAAACCAAAGCACTTGTTGCATctatttttgtaaaaacatttttcagaaaaGGAAACGATCCTCTTGTCTAAAAGTTTTCCTTGAATCCTCATTATTGAACGTCTTTTTAAATCCCACCATGATGTCAGGTTGTAGTAATGGATTATCCAGCAGTCCTCGTCTTTTTGAACTCATCATTTGTGAGTTTTGGCCCTTAAATTGAGGATATAGACATTTATCAGGCTGTGAGGAGAAGGACGTTAAGTATGTGCACTTCATGTCATGAGGAACGTTTAAGGAAGGACGGGTCAAGGTGCCAGGTTATAGAAGAGAAGAGAATCGTCTTTATCGTCATTTTAGCTCCCGCAGAGCGACCgtgcacaacaaaacaaaagaaaaaatttaaaatgaacaaaaataaaaaattttaatcTTCATGCCTCAAACTGTGTGAGATGAGAAGATTATTCTGCAGCTGTGCAGGAAGAGGCAACTTTCACATTGACAATGACGCAAAGTTCACTGTGGTTAAACGGGCAGAGAAGAAAATAGTCACGTCAGGGAGTTCCTGTTGTGTTATTAGAACTTTGTGAGCATGAAAGAGAAAAGCTAATGTTTACctgtaatgtgttttatttgagaaattggacatttttaaatttattcccTAAATGGGCAACTTAGCCTGGCGGATACGAAACTGTAAAACGGAAAAtagaaattatattttgaaagaaaatgatcaaattGTGTCATTATAGCCTATAAATGTTGCCCattgttcatttattcaaacaGACTTGGggtttaatgattttatttcctttattttactAATAAATCACCTCACTGATGGCAGACTTTGATAAACTCAGTGTAAATGGATATTTCGAGTGTCCGTAATAAAGGCCGAAAGCCTtattcgcacgggattagttttatctggggTCCTCTGGTGATTTCTAACAACcacggaggtcgtctgtgatcttaatcccgcgCTAATCGTCCATGTCCgcgatttgtaaagtaaaaaattacaccacaaattacCCACCACATCAGacgtcctctgataaaactaatccagcgCCAGTCGACGTCTCTGTGATTCAGGGCTGAGCTTTTACTTTTTCgcaacttttgtttgatttgcagcttttttctgcCCTTTTTGTCACGTAAGACGTATGAAGGATGTGCCGTAACTCAGAGTTCGCTGAACTATGCCCCCGTTTAGACGGATGACACCTTCATGAATGtaaagctgatttaaataccaaCAGGTCGCTGGTAATTTCCTGtcaaaaatctattttcatcATCCGTCACAATTTGCAAAGTAATCGAAACTGTCTGTGACTCACAGCGGAGGCTGAAAGTAGCAGAGACATAACAACGCGTTGTGAATTTGTGTAAAACACAGAATGAATGTGAATTCACCACATGAAACGCATTTAAAagacaggacgtcctcaggtaaaactaatcccgtgtgaaCGGGGCTTAAGACGTCAAATAACATCGTCATTTAACTGCTGTAATCTCACCATTCAGAAGGACGGTGGGATGTTGTGTGTGTCGATTGTGTTGTTGTACTTCTTCTATTTCCTCTGTTCAGACCAAAACTcttttaaagagttttaattgtgtgttttcagagctaCATCCACGGCAGCAGCCAGGCCCAGTTTGTGGCTGAGACACACATCATCTTACTCTTCAGTATCCTTCCACCATGCGTTGCATTGCAtgtcccccccccacccaccatgATCTTATCTCTGACCACATGTGGAGGCGATCTGGGTCACATGCGTCTGCTTTCCTCTGGTAGAAAGACGTACAAACACTCTTATAAGTGACCTGAAAAGTTACAAAAgtgatgtttgttcattagcAATGAGACACTTTAAAGcgattctgtccttgtagctgtaaGAATTTATGAATGAACGTATTTAACCTGAGTACaggagtgtgtttctgtgttaattattgataaCGTGTGAGGAGTCATGCGTGGGTTTAAGTATTTCCtcacttttatctttattaccgGTGATTACGATGCatatggaaacttccagggGTTTCAGTTGTAATGTGAGTTTTGTGCAGATCTAACGCACGTCGGTAAATAAACGCTCACAAGCTCTGAACAGGCCTCGTATCAGGCACGATCCTGCACACGCCCGCCCCGAAAAACCCTGATGCAGCACCTCACATGGTTGAATTGTGTTAATGCTCTGCCAACTATTGAACTAATGCCAGCTGTTTGTCTACCAGTGGTTATCAGACTCGGAGCCACGGCTTCTTTTTCCCTCttcacacatgtatatatatttatgtctattatgtatatttgttgttttcatccCCTTGACTTTACGGTCAGATGCTGCCATCACCCTGGGAATGGTGCTGCTTTGCGAAGCTGCCACTTCTGACCTGGACATTGGAAAGAGGAAGAGTacgtacaacacacacacgttaaaaGTTCCCTTAGTTAAATAAGACTAAACAGCTAATTTGATTTAAAGAGACAGTCGTCCAAGGGTTTATAGGACTTTCTGTGCAAATCAGACACCGTTTAactctgtgtatatatatattgtgtcttttattttgtcctccATTTTTTTGCTCGAAGCTATAACCAAACAGCCTAAGTGTGAGCAGCCTTTTTAAGattattgtcatttttccaCTGTGTACGCAAGAGAACAATGAAACATTAGTGGTATTTAACTGTCGTTAGTGCATGAGTGTATGTTTAgggagtatttatttatttattgagtattcctgctgtgctctggGCCATTTTTGGTGGAAATAACAAATGAAGTCTAGTGAAGTTAGAGGGAATAATGATTTATATAATGAGTTTTGTAGAAAGGCTTGAGGGGCTCATCCCTA
Protein-coding regions in this window:
- the LOC125008214 gene encoding magnesium transporter protein 1-like, translated to MSIKLLISSVLLLCLYNAFTDAQKKKETLLSEKVTQMMEWTTRHPVIRMNGEKFRRFVKAVPRNYSMIIMFTALQPQRQCGVCKQADDEFQLLANSWRYSSAFTNKVFFATVDFDDGSDVFQMLNMNSAPTFLHFPAKGKLRRADTYELQVRGYAAEQLARWVSDRTDVHIRVIRPPNYAGPLLLGFLLAVIGGLAYLRRHNLEFLFNKNVWAFSSLCFVLIMTSGQMWNHIRGPPYAHKNPSTGQISYIHGSSQAQFVAETHIILLFNAAITLGMVLLCEAATSDLDIGKRKIMCIAGIGLVMLFFSWLLSVFRAKYHGYPYSFLFTWGS